The DNA sequence ACGATGCGCCAGTCGACAGCGTCGCTGTTGACGCGGACACGCTGGATCAACTCGAGCGCCGCGGCCTGCTCGACCGTCACGAGTCGACGGTTCGTGAGGTGACGCTGACCGAACTCGCCGTCACGGAGCTGATGGCGGGGATCGAGACCGCCGAGACGGTCGGCCAGGTCACGCCGGAACTGCTCACCAGCGGCGACTGGGAGAACGTCGAGTTCGCCGAGTACAACGTCGAGGCAGACGCCGAACAGTTCGAAGGTGGCAAGGTTCACATCTTGCGCCAGACCGCCGAGCGCGTCAAGGACGTCCTCGTGGGGATGGGCTTCCAAGAGATGGAAGGCCCCCACGTCGACGCTGACTTCTGGATCAACGACTGCCTGTTCATGCCCCAGGACCATCCCGCACGCACCCACTGGGATCGGTTCGCCCTCGAGCAGCCGACCCACATCGACGAGTTGCCCACGGACCTCGTCGACCGCGTCGAGCGCGCGCACAAGGAGGGCGTCGGCCCGGACGGCGAAGGCTATCACTCGCCGTGGGACGAGGACTTCGCGCGGGCGCTGGCCCTGCGCGGGCACACCACCTCGCTGTCGACGCGATACCTCTCCGGCGAGGAGATCGGCGAACTCGAGCCGCCACAGCGCTATTTCAGCGTCGAGAAAGTGTATCGCAACGACACGCTCGACCCGACCCATCTGCTCGAGTTCTTCCAGATCGAGGGCTGGGTGATGGCCGAAGACCTCTCGGTGCGCGATCTGATGGGCACCTTCGAGGAGTTCTACGCCCAGTTCGGGATCGAGGACATCCAGTTCAAGCCCCACTATAATCCTTACACGGAGCCGAGTTTCGAGCTGTTCGGCACTCACCCGACGACCGGCGAGCTCGTCGAGATTGGTAACTCGGGCATCTTCCGCGAGGAGATGCTCGAGCCGCTGGGTGTCGAGTGTGACGTGATGGCCTGGGGACTGGCCTTAGAACGACTGCTCATGCTGATGTACGGCTTCGAGGACATCCGGGACATCCACGGGACGCTGTGTGATCTGGAACTGCTTCGCGAGACGGAGGTGACCTACTGATGCCTACGGTCGACATTGACCCCGACGAACTGCGCGACCTGACCGGCCACGAGGAGAAAGGCGACGAGGAGCTGAAAGAGGACTTGTTCGGCCTCGGCCTCGAGTTCGAGGGCCGAACCGAAGAGGGAACGTTCGAACTCGAGTTCGCGCCGGACCGGCTCGACCGGCTCTCGGTCGAGGGCGTCGCCCGGTCGCTGCGTTACCAGTACGGCGACGCGCGAGGGGTCCACGTTCCCTCGCCGAACTCGGCGGACTGGACCATTGAAGTGGACGAGTCGGTCCCCGACGAGCGCCCGTACGTCACGGGCGCGGTGATCCGCGACGTGGACCTCGACGAGGAGGCCCTCGAGTCGCTCATCCAGCTCCAGGAGAAACTTCACGCGACGATGGGGCGCAAGCGCGCGAAGGGCGCGATCGGGATTCACGATCTGACGATGCTGAAAGGGACGGCCGCAACCGAAGGCAACCCGACGATCGAGTACGTCGGCGTCGAACCCGACGGCGATCAGTTCGTACCCCTCGATTCCGACGCGGAGATGACGCCCGCGGAGGTGCTCGAGACCCACCAGACGGGCCAGACCTACGCTGATCTCATCAGCGAGTACGAGCGCTACCCCGCGATCTACGACGACATCGGGCTGTTCTCGTTCCCGCCGGTGATCAACGGCCGTCGCACGGAGGTGTCGACGGACTCGCGGGACCTGTTCGTCGAGATGACTGGCACCGACCAGTGGACGATCGACAAGATGCTGAATATCGTCTGCTACGCGCTGTCAGCCCGCGGAGCCACGGTCGAGGAAGTCACCGTCGAATATCCCGACCACGACCTCGTCCGCCCGGACCTCTCGATGAAGACGAAGACGGTCGCCCACGACCGTATCGAAACGATCCTCGGAATCGGGCTCGACCCCGCCGAAGTGATCGATCTGGCCGAGCGATCCGGTCTCGAGGCCGAAAAGGAAGAAAACGAGGATGGGGACCTCGTCTACGAAGTGACGATCCCACCGTATCGCGTCGACGTGCTCCACCCGCTGGACATCATCGACGATCTCGGGCGCGCCTACGGCTTCAACGACCTCGAGCCCCGCTATCCCGACGTGGGGACCGTCGGCGGTCGTCACGAGCGGTCTCGCCTCGAGCGCGCGGCCCGCGAGGGGCTCGTCGGGCTGGGCTTCGAGGACCTCCTGAACTTCCACATGATCAGCGAGGAAGAGAACTACGACCGGCTCGACGTCGAGCCGGGCGCGGACGTCTACGGGGCCGGCGAACCCGCGACGATCAAAGAACCCTACAGCGAGGACTTCACCATGCTGCGGACCTGGGTCATGCCCTCGCTGTTGATGGTCTTAGAGCGCAACACCCATCGCGCGTACCCGCAGGACCTCGCCGAGATCGGCTTCGCCGCCGCAGTCGACGAAGACGAAAACACCGGTGTCACGGAAGGGCGCCGCGTCGGGGCCGTCATCGCCAGTCATGACGCCGGCTACGAGGATGCCAAGGCACGGCTCCAGGCGCTCGCGCGCAACTTCGACGTCGACCTCGAGACACCGCCGACCGACCACCCGACCTTCATTTCGGGTCGAACCGCCGCGGTCGTCATCGATGGCGAGGAGGTCGGCGTGATCGGTGAAGTCCATCCGAAGGTACTCGTCGAACACGACCTCGAGGTACCGGTCTCTGCGTTCGAGTTCGATCTCGAGGCGCTGCGCTGAGAAGACGGCGACTTTCTCGAATTTGGCTCTGATTCTGCAGTAGCGGTCAAGCGTTTGTACCGCGAGCGAACGAAGTGAGCGAGCGGCTCTTTTTGGTCGAGATTTTTGCGCCCAGCGCGGGACCTCCGGTCCCGCGTGCCGTGCGAACGGACGCTTCGCGTCCGTGAGCAGAGAGTGGTTCGCTCGCAGAGCGAACCCGAGGCGTAAAAAGGTCGTTCTTTAGAACTCGTGTTCGACGTCGTCTTCGTCGGCTTTCTGGATGATGATTTTGCCGTCCCGGACTCGGACGAAGACCTCGTCGCCGATATCCATGCCCGCGACTGCGAGTTCATCCTCGTGGAGATTGAGGTGGACGTTGTGATAGTTGCCGTCGTCGTCTTTCGCACCGCTTGGACTCAGCTTCTTTTTCCGTACCATCGCGGGATTCTATTCCGAACTTCGCCGTAGGATGTACTTAAGTGTTTTCGACGCCTGTGCGAATGATCGTCCACGACGTGCTGAGGCGGTAATGACGACACGGCGCCAGTCTCCGACTGGAGATACTGTGAAAGGATGGCATTCGCGCTGTACTTAAACATACCGACGCAGTCGGTCGGTTTTCGGGGATATCTTTATGTCGGGTCGTGTGCTCGTTTGACACGGAGGCGACAATCATGGTACGCGAAGACGGTAAACGAAACTTTGCACTGCGCGAATCGGGCGGTGACGAATCGAGTGTCTTCTCCGGCAATACGCCCCGTCAGGCCGCGCTCAAGGCGGCCCGACGGCTCGAGCCGGGTTCGAGCGAGGAGGAAGCCGACCGCGTCGAGCTCAAACTACGAGAGAAGGGGACGGACAAGGTACACATCTACGAGGGCTGGGCGTGGGAGGAGACGGCGCCGAGCGACAAGCCTGACTGGATGCCCGACGAGATCACGGAAGCGAACGTCTCGAAGAAAGGAATCGATCACTTAGACGAGTAGTCCGTCCGATGGGTTGTTTTCTCTCGTTTGACCAGCCGGTAGCGATGCCGTCGTCCAGCGCGCGTGGCGTGTACCAGCCCTGACAGCCGAACCACGGTCGTCTCGGGGGCGGCTGCGGGAGGTGTCGATCGAACTGGAAGACCCGACGGCCTTTTGACCCGTACTGCACTATCGGCCCGTAATGGCTGCAGTTACGCTGGGACCCGAAGGAACCTATTCACACCGGGCGACGAGCGCGATCGCCGACAACGGCGAGATCGACTTCCGCCAGTCGGTGACGGCGATCGTCGACGCCGTCGCCGCCGGCGAGTACGACCGCGGCGTCATTCCCATCGAAAACAGTATCGAGGGCTCGGTGACCGAAAGCCTCGACGCGATCGCGGAGTACGACGTCGCCGTCGTCCGCGAGATCGTCACCCCGATCCGCCACGCCTTGCTCGCACAGGGTCCGGAGTTCGACACCATCGCCAGTCACTCGCAGGCGCTGGCGCAGTGTCGTTCGTATCTCGAGCGCGAGTATCCCGACGCAACTCTCGAGGCTGTCGCGAGCACGGCCCAGGGCGTTGAGTTCGCCCGCGATGACCCGTCGGTCGCGGGCATTGGTCATCCGGCGAACGCCGACGGCGACGGTCTCGAGGTGCTGGCCGAGGACATCCAGGATCAGGATTCGAACGCGACGCGGTTTTTCGCGCTCGCGCCCGCCGACGAGCGCTCGACCGGCGGCGGCAAGACCTCGCTGGTGGTCTACCCGAACGCGAACTACCCCGGCCTGTTGCTCGAGTTGCTCGAGCCGTTCGCGGATCGAGACATCAATCTGACCCGTGTCGAATCGCGTCCAAGCGGCCAGCGGCTGGGCGATTACGTCTTCCACATCGACTTCGAGGCCGGTCTCTACGAGTCGCGCACCCAGGAAGCGATCGCAGATTTAGAAGAGCTTGCCGAGAACGGCTGGGTCCGGCGGCTCGGCTCGTACGACACCGAACACGTCGTCGAGTAAGCGGGTGGCATCGCGTCGAACGAGCAGCGCGACGCCTCGAGCGGCGGTCAACCGATTATTCTGCGGCGGTGTTGTCGGCAGGACGAACCCAGTCTCGAATGCGATCGGCGTAGGTCATTGCGCCGAGTCCCGCGAGGAACGAGAGGAACGCCGGGACGAGGATCCACAGGAGGTCTGGGTGTTCCGATCCGGTGTGAAGGACGGTGTCGATCATCGGCAGTTCTAGGCGAACCGTCATGCATAATCCGACCGACGTGGGCAGAATTGGCCGTTACCGAACCAGGCCAGTATCGTCTCGGACACCGCCGTATTGGCCGACCACAAACTGTTTTTCGGGCCCCGCGCTACCACGAGTATGCCTCTCGTTCCAGGCGACGACACGCCGACCGTAACCGCACCGAATCAGGACGGCGAGACCGTCAGCCTCGCGTTCGCAGCGCCGACGGTCCTCTATTTCTACCCGAAAGACGACACGCCCGGCTGTACCGTCGAGGCAAACCAGTTCCAGCGTGAGCGCGAGACTTACGCGGACGCTGGCGTCGACGTCTACGGCGTCTCGACCGACGGCGTCGATTCCCACCAGTCCTTTTGCGAGTCGGAAGGCCTCGAGTTCGACCTACTCGCAGATCCCGACGCCGAGCTCGCTGCGGCCTTCGATGTCGAACTTCGGAACGGCAAACCCGCGCGGACGACGTTCCTGCTAGCCGACGGCGAAGTGCAGGCGGTCTACGAGGGCGTCGATCCTGACGGCCACGCACGCGAAGTTCTGCGTGACGCCCTCGAGGACGGCCTCGTGACCCTTCCCGAGTGAGCGTTCTGTCGTCGTTCTGCGGGCAGAATTTATCCCGGTCGGCGACCTACAGATGCGTATGCGACGCAATCCGTTCGACGAAGTAGAGGAACTGCTCGACCGCGTGAGTCAACAGGTCGAAGAGGGGATGGCTGCCGGCGGGCTGCAGGTTCCGGGGACGGTGCCGGTCGATGTCGCCGACCGCGACGAGGAGTACGTCGTCACGGCTGACCTCCCCGGCTACGAGACCGAGGACATCGAGCTGACGCTCTCGGACGGGACGCTGCGCCTCGAGGCCGACCGGATCGACGAGGGCGAGTTCGCCGAGGGGCATTACATTCGCCGCGAACGGACGGAGACCTCGGTGAATCGACGAATTCGACTCCCCGAACCGGTCGACGAGGACGGGGTGGCAGCCGGCTTCGAAAACGGTGTGCTGACGGTTCGGCTGCCGAAGGAGTCGGGTGGCGAGGATTCGAAGCAGATCGACATCGAGTAATCCTCGAGCGAAAAGTCGGCTCCCGTAAACTCGTTTTCGAGGGCGGTACGCGGTGCCGTACAGTGGCCTGACGGGCTAGTGTATGGAAAGGTATAGGGAGATGTCTCACAGAGACGTATATAAGCAAATGAGTGACGAGGGATACGACCACGCGACGGTCGAACGGCGCTGGCAGGAGGCGTGGGACGATGAAGACGTCTACCGGACGCCCGACGACGTCGAGGATCCGACGTACGTCCTGGGGATGTACCCGTATCCGTCCGGCAAGCTCCACATGGGCCACGTCCGCAACTACACGATCACGGACGCGTACGCCCGCTATCGCCGGATGCAAGGCGACGACGTGCTCCATCCGATGGGATGGGACGCCTTCGGTCTCCCCGCGGAGAACGCGGCCAAGGAACGCGACACGAACCCGCGTGACTGGACGTTCGACTGCATCGAGACGATGACCGACCAGATGGAGTCGATGGGCTTTGGCTACGACTGGGAGCGCGAAATCACCACCTGCACGCCGGAGTACTACCAGTGGAACCAGTGGCTCTTCTCCCGGTTCCACGAGGAAGGACTGGTCGAACGACGTGACGCCGAAGTCAACTGGTGTCCCGAGTGTGAGACCGTGCTGGCCGACGAACAGGTCGAAGGCGAGGCCGAACTCTGCTGGCGCTGTGACACCCCCGTCGAACAACGCGAACTCGAGCAGTGGTTCCTGAAGATCACCGAGTACGCGGACGAGCTGTTGGAGGCCATCGACGACTTAGAGGGATGGCCCAACTCGGTGCGCCAGATGCAGCGCAACTGGATCGGTCGCCAGTACGGGACGGAACTGGACTTCGAGATCGAGGGCTACGGTTCGGTCGAGGCCTTCACGACCCGCGTCGACACGATCTACGGCGCGACGTTCTTCGCGCTCGCGCCCGACCACCCGATCAGCGAGGAGCTGGCCGCGGAGAACGACGACGTTCGACACTTCATCGAGCACGAAGCCGACCCCGAGGGCGACGAACCAAACGGCGTCGAGACGGGCCTGACTGCAACCAATCCCGTCACCGGCGACGAGATCCCGGTCTACGTGGCGGACTTCGTCCTCTCGGACGTCGGGACGGGCGCGCTGATGGCCGTGCCCGGCCACGACGAGCGCGACCACGCGTTTGCCGAGAAGATGGGGATCGAGATCAAGCCCGTCATCGCCCCCGAACCCGACGACTGGGACGGCGAGACGGCTCCCGACGCACCCGACGTCAGCGAGGCGGCGTTCACCGACGACGGCGTCCTGATCAACTCCGGCGAGTACAGCGGCCTCGACAGCGAGACGGCCCGCGAGCGACTCACCGAGGACATCGAGAGCGCCGAGGAGGCTACCCAGTACCAGCTGCGCGACTGGGGCATCTCCCGCCAGCGCTACTGGGGGACGCCGATCCCGGTCATCCACTGTGACGACTGTGGCCCCGTCATGGTCCCCGAAGAGGACCTGCCGGTCGAACTGCCGGAGTTCATCAACACGACCGGGAATCCGCTCGACGCCGCCGAGGAGTGGAAGGCGACGACGTGTCCGGACTGTGGCAGTCCGGCGACCCGCGAGACCGACACGATGGACACCTTCGTCGACTCGTCGTGGTACTTCCTGCGATACGTCTCGCCCGGTTCCGAGGAGGTCCCCTTCGACCTCGAGCGGGCCAACGACTGGATGCCCGTCGACCAGTACGTCGGCGGCATCGAACACGCCGTGATGCACCTGCTCTACTCACGATTCTTCACCAAGGTGCTCGCAGACCACGAAGGCCTCGAGCACCGCGAGCCCTTCACCAATCTGCTGGCACAGGGCATGGTCCAGCTCGAGGGCGAGAAGATGTCCAAATCGAAGGGTAACGTCGTCTCGCCCCAGCGGATCGTCGAGGACTACGGTGCGGACACGGCGCGGCTGTTCATGATGCAGGCCGCCCAGCCCGAGCGTGACTTCGACTGGAGCGAGGAAGGTGTGCAGTCGACCTATGCCTTCCTCACCCGACTCGAGGGGATGGTCGAGGACTACGTCGCGGATCAGCCCGACGGCGACGACGATGCGATCGCCAGCTACGTCGACGCGGAGATCGACGCGACGATCGCCATCGCCAGCGGTGAGTACGACGACCTGACGTTCAACAAGGCGTTGCGCGAAACGCAGGATCTGGTGCGGACGCTGCGCCAGTACGCCGACTACACCGAGCCCCACGCCGAGACATACGAGCGTGGGCTGTCTGCCGTCGTCCGACTACTTGCGCCCGTCGCGCCCCACCTCGCTGAAGAGCTATATGATGAACTTGGCGGCGACGGCTTTGTTGCCGAGGCCAACTGGCCGACCGCGAAGATCGACCGTGATCGCGTCGCCAAGCGTCGTCGGCTGGTCGAGAATACCCGCGAGGACATCCGCGACATCGTCGAGGTCGCGGGCATCGACGATCCACAGGGGATCGACGTCGTCATCGCCCCCGACTGGAAGTACGACGCCTTGGAAATCGCCATCGAGAGCGACGCGGACAACTTGATCGGCGAACTGATGCAGCAGTCGCACATCCGCGAGCAGGGCGATGCCGCTGCCGACTACGGGCAGGACCTCCAGGCCGAACGTGAAGCGCTGTCGATGAGCCTCACACCCGAGGAAGAGTACGACGCACTCGAGGCGGCCGCGTGGCTGATCGAACGCGAGTTCGAGGCCCCAGTCAACGTCGTCCAGGCCGACGAGGCAGACGAGAGCGTCCTCAAAAACGCTGAGCCCGGTCGGCCAGCGATCGAAATCGAGAACTGACCGGTCGCACCTACGGTGGCGATATCCGAACCATCCTTGGATCTGACAACAGACTATCTAGTTTATACCCCGGTCCGCTGTAGGTGTGGGACAGCAGTCGCTGGTTCCGAGGATGTCCGAACAACGCACGGTGCCGTTTCGATGGCCGTTCACAGGCGGGTCGGCACTGAACGTCCCACACGTCACTTCGATGACCTGGCGCGATGGGTTGTTCGCTCACTGGCGAGTCGATCCGGAGGCACTTCGACCGCACGTGCCCGGGCAGTTGGCCCTCGAGACGCGGAACGGTCACGCCTGGGTGAGCGTCCTCTCGTTTGTGCTCACGAACGTCGGTCTCCGCGGGTCGCCGCCGATCATGCGGCTGGCGTTTCCAGCACTCACCGTCCGAACCTACGTTCGATATCGGGGCGATCCCGGGCTGTTTTTCTTCAGTATCGATATCGACAGGTCGCTGCTCGCGACGGCCATCGGTCGAGCGATTCGGTTGCCCGTCTCCGACGCGACGATCCAGGTTGGGGCCACCGCGGAGAATCACGTGGTTTTCGCGAGCGACCGGCTGCAGACAGCGCGGACGCGTGATGGCCCCGCCCGGTTTGCCGCGACGTATCGCTCTGATGGTCCTGTCTTTACCGCCGAGCCAGACACGCTCGCATATTGGCTCACCGCCCGGCGTCGCTTCTACGCGCCGACTGGCCGTGGCGTCCTCGTCGGTGAGATCGCCCACGATCCGTGGCCGCTCCAGCCCGCTGCCGTAACGATCCACGAGAACACTCTGTTTGAAGCCAACGGACTCCCGACACCGGTCGGCGACCCGGTCGTCCACTACGCTGACGACCTGTCGATGACTGGCTCCATTCCACGGCGATTGTGAGAGCCACCGGTCAACGGGTTTGGCTACGACTCGCCGACGCCGATCATGTCGAACGGGTGGCCCGCACCGTCTGTCGATGCCTGCTTGTAGACCACGTGTGCGGCCGCTACGTCCTGGATCGCGAGTCCGGTCGAGTCGAAGACCGTGATGCCAGTCTCGTCGGTCCGCCCGTCTTTCGCCCCGACGACCAGTTCGCCGATCTCGCCGTGGATATCCGCATCAGTCAGCACATCCTCGCCGTAGGGGACGTTGATCTCGCCCGAGTGGGTACACTGCTCGTGGTCGTCGATGACGATCCGGGCCGCCTCGAGCACCGCGTCGGCCAGTTCGTGTTTCCCCTCGGCGTCGGCGCCGATGGCGTTGATGTGCGTGTGCTCGCCGACATCCTCGAGGCCCACGATCGGATCCTCGACCGGCGTTACCGTCGAGAGCACGTCGCAGCTCCCGGCCTCCGAAATCGAGCCGCCGCGAACGTCGAACTGGTCGTCGTAGGTCTCGACGAAGTGCTCGACGCGGTCCTCGTCAAGGTCCGAGACGACGACCTCCTCGATCGGTCGGATCTGGCTGATCGCCTCGAGTTGCATATAGGACTGGACGCCGGCCCCGACGAGCCCGAGACTCGAGGCGTCCTCGACGGCCAGATAGTCGGTGGCGACCGCCGCCGCTGCGCCGGTGCGTTTCATCGTGAGTGTCGTCCCGTCCATGATCGCGAGCGGGAACGCGGTCTCCGGGTCGGAGTAGATCATCGTCCCCAGGACGGTCGGCAGGTCGTGGTCCTCGGGGTTGTCGGGGTGGACGTTGACCCATTTGAGTCCTGCGGCGTCCCACTCGCCGGTGTCGAGGTAGGCGGGCATGGACCGGAAGTCGCCGTTATATTGTGGGAGGTCGATATAGGATTTCGCGGGCATCTGCGTATCGCCACGTTCGAAGGCCCCGAAGGCACCCTCGACGGCGTCGATGACATCAGCGAGCAGGGCGTACTCGTCGACGTCGTCACTGTCCAGAAGGAGCGTGTTCATACTCGTGACTATTGTGGGTAAGTACTTATATTTCGTCAGTAGCTACCGACAGCAGGCACCACGACGTATCGTCAGGCAGTCACGTGAAGCAACACGACGCCGGTTCGGTACGACGCGAGCCGTTCGCCGTCGGCCTCGTACTGAAACTCGAACTCCGCCTCGAGGTCGGTCGGTGCGTCCGACAACAACGATCGAATCCGCTGGCGGTCTCCCTCGGGGACGGCCATGCGGTCGAGCCAGGCGTCGACCTCGAGTTCTCGGCTCGTCTCGTGGACCGTTTCGACGGTCAACCCCGTCGCGTCGAGCCAGTCGAGCCACTGTGCTCGGGAGTAGGTCTCGACGTGCCCCGAATCGCGTAATCGCTCGATCCGGTTGACGTAGGCTGCTAACTCGGGATCTGCCGGCACGCAGAGATCCTCGAACGCGAACACGCCTCCAGGTTTGAGGACGCGCTCGACTTCCGCAAGGAAGGCCTCGGGGTCGGGAAAGTGGTGGGCGGCGAACCGACAGGTGACCGCGTCGAACTGGTCCGCGGGAAACGGAAGCCGTTCGGCATCGACCGCCACGCCCTCGAGTCCACGGTACTCCGTCGTCGCCGTCTGGACCATTGCCGGCGAGAGATCGGACGCGACGACCTTCGAGACGCCAGCGTCGGCGAGCGACCCAGCAACGTGGCCCGCACCAGTCGCCACGTCCAGCGCACACGTCGCGTCACCGCACCAGTCGACGAGTTGCTCGAGGTCCGCGCCTTGCTTGAGGACGTTCCCTTCCAGATAGCCGTCCGTCGCGTCGCTGAAGGACGCCGCGACGTCTCGTTTTCTGCCGGTATTATTCGTCACTCCCACCACTTGTAGTGAAAAATATATGATTGTTTCGTGTGGGGTGTTGACTAACGATTAGCTGCTCGAGATTCCGAGAGGTGGGATGTGTGAATTGAATGCAGAAATGACGACGAACCGGCAACGAAAGATGGGCCGACTCGAAATAGGAGGCGGTGTTGCAAGCGGTAGTAGTCCCACCGTGGCCGCTCAGCCTTGGACCCACTGTCGGCGAGCGAGCGGTTCGAAGAACCCGAGCGACGCCGTTCACCGAACGCGTCGCGTTCGGGCCGACGACCGATGTGACGGGTCGCGATGCGACCCGGAACGGAGGGAGGAGTGCTTTTATACTAAATTTTGCCGAGGGCCGCCTTCGGCGGCCCGCAGAGCAAAATTTAGGTTTAGCTCG is a window from the Natrinema sp. HArc-T2 genome containing:
- a CDS encoding phenylalanine--tRNA ligase subunit alpha translates to MQLPAQQVAVLETASADEATSVDALAAATDLPPETVTGAVFELEDEGLVAVSERVDETIALTDEGREYAEEKLPEVRLYEAALEAGADDDPVSMGQVIGASGLEGGAVDIALSNYARKGYGIIDSGEITADPDAEPDTDAEANALAALADVDDAPVDSVAVDADTLDQLERRGLLDRHESTVREVTLTELAVTELMAGIETAETVGQVTPELLTSGDWENVEFAEYNVEADAEQFEGGKVHILRQTAERVKDVLVGMGFQEMEGPHVDADFWINDCLFMPQDHPARTHWDRFALEQPTHIDELPTDLVDRVERAHKEGVGPDGEGYHSPWDEDFARALALRGHTTSLSTRYLSGEEIGELEPPQRYFSVEKVYRNDTLDPTHLLEFFQIEGWVMAEDLSVRDLMGTFEEFYAQFGIEDIQFKPHYNPYTEPSFELFGTHPTTGELVEIGNSGIFREEMLEPLGVECDVMAWGLALERLLMLMYGFEDIRDIHGTLCDLELLRETEVTY
- the pheT gene encoding phenylalanine--tRNA ligase subunit beta, coding for MPTVDIDPDELRDLTGHEEKGDEELKEDLFGLGLEFEGRTEEGTFELEFAPDRLDRLSVEGVARSLRYQYGDARGVHVPSPNSADWTIEVDESVPDERPYVTGAVIRDVDLDEEALESLIQLQEKLHATMGRKRAKGAIGIHDLTMLKGTAATEGNPTIEYVGVEPDGDQFVPLDSDAEMTPAEVLETHQTGQTYADLISEYERYPAIYDDIGLFSFPPVINGRRTEVSTDSRDLFVEMTGTDQWTIDKMLNIVCYALSARGATVEEVTVEYPDHDLVRPDLSMKTKTVAHDRIETILGIGLDPAEVIDLAERSGLEAEKEENEDGDLVYEVTIPPYRVDVLHPLDIIDDLGRAYGFNDLEPRYPDVGTVGGRHERSRLERAAREGLVGLGFEDLLNFHMISEEENYDRLDVEPGADVYGAGEPATIKEPYSEDFTMLRTWVMPSLLMVLERNTHRAYPQDLAEIGFAAAVDEDENTGVTEGRRVGAVIASHDAGYEDAKARLQALARNFDVDLETPPTDHPTFISGRTAAVVIDGEEVGVIGEVHPKVLVEHDLEVPVSAFEFDLEALR
- a CDS encoding non-histone chromosomal MC1 family protein, with amino-acid sequence MVREDGKRNFALRESGGDESSVFSGNTPRQAALKAARRLEPGSSEEEADRVELKLREKGTDKVHIYEGWAWEETAPSDKPDWMPDEITEANVSKKGIDHLDE
- the pheA gene encoding prephenate dehydratase, translated to MAAVTLGPEGTYSHRATSAIADNGEIDFRQSVTAIVDAVAAGEYDRGVIPIENSIEGSVTESLDAIAEYDVAVVREIVTPIRHALLAQGPEFDTIASHSQALAQCRSYLEREYPDATLEAVASTAQGVEFARDDPSVAGIGHPANADGDGLEVLAEDIQDQDSNATRFFALAPADERSTGGGKTSLVVYPNANYPGLLLELLEPFADRDINLTRVESRPSGQRLGDYVFHIDFEAGLYESRTQEAIADLEELAENGWVRRLGSYDTEHVVE
- a CDS encoding peroxiredoxin, translated to MPLVPGDDTPTVTAPNQDGETVSLAFAAPTVLYFYPKDDTPGCTVEANQFQRERETYADAGVDVYGVSTDGVDSHQSFCESEGLEFDLLADPDAELAAAFDVELRNGKPARTTFLLADGEVQAVYEGVDPDGHAREVLRDALEDGLVTLPE
- a CDS encoding Hsp20/alpha crystallin family protein, whose translation is MRRNPFDEVEELLDRVSQQVEEGMAAGGLQVPGTVPVDVADRDEEYVVTADLPGYETEDIELTLSDGTLRLEADRIDEGEFAEGHYIRRERTETSVNRRIRLPEPVDEDGVAAGFENGVLTVRLPKESGGEDSKQIDIE
- the leuS gene encoding leucine--tRNA ligase; its protein translation is MSDEGYDHATVERRWQEAWDDEDVYRTPDDVEDPTYVLGMYPYPSGKLHMGHVRNYTITDAYARYRRMQGDDVLHPMGWDAFGLPAENAAKERDTNPRDWTFDCIETMTDQMESMGFGYDWEREITTCTPEYYQWNQWLFSRFHEEGLVERRDAEVNWCPECETVLADEQVEGEAELCWRCDTPVEQRELEQWFLKITEYADELLEAIDDLEGWPNSVRQMQRNWIGRQYGTELDFEIEGYGSVEAFTTRVDTIYGATFFALAPDHPISEELAAENDDVRHFIEHEADPEGDEPNGVETGLTATNPVTGDEIPVYVADFVLSDVGTGALMAVPGHDERDHAFAEKMGIEIKPVIAPEPDDWDGETAPDAPDVSEAAFTDDGVLINSGEYSGLDSETARERLTEDIESAEEATQYQLRDWGISRQRYWGTPIPVIHCDDCGPVMVPEEDLPVELPEFINTTGNPLDAAEEWKATTCPDCGSPATRETDTMDTFVDSSWYFLRYVSPGSEEVPFDLERANDWMPVDQYVGGIEHAVMHLLYSRFFTKVLADHEGLEHREPFTNLLAQGMVQLEGEKMSKSKGNVVSPQRIVEDYGADTARLFMMQAAQPERDFDWSEEGVQSTYAFLTRLEGMVEDYVADQPDGDDDAIASYVDAEIDATIAIASGEYDDLTFNKALRETQDLVRTLRQYADYTEPHAETYERGLSAVVRLLAPVAPHLAEELYDELGGDGFVAEANWPTAKIDRDRVAKRRRLVENTREDIRDIVEVAGIDDPQGIDVVIAPDWKYDALEIAIESDADNLIGELMQQSHIREQGDAAADYGQDLQAEREALSMSLTPEEEYDALEAAAWLIEREFEAPVNVVQADEADESVLKNAEPGRPAIEIEN
- a CDS encoding YqjF family protein — its product is MSEQRTVPFRWPFTGGSALNVPHVTSMTWRDGLFAHWRVDPEALRPHVPGQLALETRNGHAWVSVLSFVLTNVGLRGSPPIMRLAFPALTVRTYVRYRGDPGLFFFSIDIDRSLLATAIGRAIRLPVSDATIQVGATAENHVVFASDRLQTARTRDGPARFAATYRSDGPVFTAEPDTLAYWLTARRRFYAPTGRGVLVGEIAHDPWPLQPAAVTIHENTLFEANGLPTPVGDPVVHYADDLSMTGSIPRRL
- a CDS encoding ornithine cyclodeaminase family protein — its product is MNTLLLDSDDVDEYALLADVIDAVEGAFGAFERGDTQMPAKSYIDLPQYNGDFRSMPAYLDTGEWDAAGLKWVNVHPDNPEDHDLPTVLGTMIYSDPETAFPLAIMDGTTLTMKRTGAAAAVATDYLAVEDASSLGLVGAGVQSYMQLEAISQIRPIEEVVVSDLDEDRVEHFVETYDDQFDVRGGSISEAGSCDVLSTVTPVEDPIVGLEDVGEHTHINAIGADAEGKHELADAVLEAARIVIDDHEQCTHSGEINVPYGEDVLTDADIHGEIGELVVGAKDGRTDETGITVFDSTGLAIQDVAAAHVVYKQASTDGAGHPFDMIGVGES
- a CDS encoding class I SAM-dependent methyltransferase, whose amino-acid sequence is MTNNTGRKRDVAASFSDATDGYLEGNVLKQGADLEQLVDWCGDATCALDVATGAGHVAGSLADAGVSKVVASDLSPAMVQTATTEYRGLEGVAVDAERLPFPADQFDAVTCRFAAHHFPDPEAFLAEVERVLKPGGVFAFEDLCVPADPELAAYVNRIERLRDSGHVETYSRAQWLDWLDATGLTVETVHETSRELEVDAWLDRMAVPEGDRQRIRSLLSDAPTDLEAEFEFQYEADGERLASYRTGVVLLHVTA